The Penaeus chinensis breed Huanghai No. 1 chromosome 39, ASM1920278v2, whole genome shotgun sequence genome has a segment encoding these proteins:
- the LOC125046903 gene encoding mucin-19-like: MPYEDSTVEFTSPFEDTSQVDVTTPGKVSTPGQISSSEDATLGADNFPSENDTGDNNYPTEATTTAEPRSTKMLTRFEDITSSRDTTSSKANTFGEEITQDQVTNSYGVTFSSDGNTFEKDTTFDDINSSADTSRKETDPSEDTTPVMNFSSKVDISSIDSTTEEVTIADQHASTVIETTGRATIIVEEPAQNTTDEDTSLDNGITYDDEMTTPDEAITLGHVTDPSESNTPLNGGINSGTDTTLKEKTASSEITTPVMGSSIREDITFVASTTPDEITVASQEASRSEETTFSGDTYSSTGLTEHRSTSIIQTTGRITRDPSPAPNTTLDEDSTLNTAVITTDDPISDPDFQTIQTTQDITIGLNNTPATYSTQDSDVTQDPSESSDPDITAGIINTTRPDDASGPAFVPGLSTTTATAITSGLDVTTSTGTGQSSEIRESPAVTPGSNDTLNTNAAQGQNSTPIEDATLTADNLPGENVTGENTYSIEDTTPSELLSTKHLTPYVDTTSSRDITLGKVNISGEEITQDEVTTFDVVTFPGEGNTSEKDTTFDMNSGTDTTRTGKTASGEGTTPVIDTSPREDITFVESTVPSVVTLANQSATHGEATASSDGTYNGTGMSEYGTPIIVAETTGSVTHIAENPTARDTTPDEVTVLDKGITYTESTISAENITVNEDITIRYTTSGDTTSSINMPTDEDSTYIENITVVESSLFGENTTFGKDASKIITDKMTTIGLVISAEQNATILEEDTSAAIDMHGEYTSNKSMIPYEDSTVEFTSPFEDTSQVDVTTPGRITTPGQNSSSQDATRDADNLPGENVTVENTYSIEDTTPSELLSTKHLTPYVDTTSSRDTTSGKVNISGEEITQDEVTTFDVVTFPGEGNTSEKDTTFDMNSGTDTTRTGKTASGEGTTPVIATSPREDITFVESTVPSEVTLANQSATHGEATASSDGTYNGTGMSEYGTPIIVAETTGSVTHIAENPTARDTTDEVTVLDKGITYTESTISAENITVNEDITIRYTTSGDTTSSINMPTDEDSTYIENITVVESFLFGENTTFGKDASKIITDEMTTIGLVISAKQNATILEEDTTAAIDMHGEYTSNKSMIPYEDSTVEFTSPFEDTSQVDVTTPGRITTPGQNSSSQDATRDADNLPGENVTGENTYSIEDTTPSELLSTKHLTPYVDTTSSRDTTSGKVNISGEEITQDEVTTFDVVTFPGEGNTSEKDTTFDMNSGTDTTRTGKTASGEGTTPVIATSPREDITFVESTVPSEVTLANQSATHGEATASSDGTYNGTGMSEYGTPIIVAETTGSITHIAQNPTARDTTPDEVTVLDKGITNTESTISSENISVNEDITIKYTTGDTTSSINMPTDEDSTHIENITVVESFPFGENTTFGKDTSKIITDEMTTVGLVISADQNTTLLEEDTTAAIDIHGEYTSNKSMMPYGDSTVEITSPFEDTSQVDVTTPGRVTTPGQNSSSEDATLGADNFTSENVTGDNYYPTKANTTAEHTSTKMLTPFEDTTSSRDTTLSKANTFGEEITQDQVTNSYGVTFSSDGNTFEKDTTFDDINSSAGTSRKETDPSEDTTPVMNISSKVDISSIESTTAEVTIADQNATTFIETTGRATIIVEGPAQNTTDEDTSLDNGINYDDEMTPPDKASTLGHVTDPSESNTPLNGGINPGTDTTLKEKTASSEITTPVMGSSIREDITFVASTTPDEITIASQEASRSEGTTFSGDTYSSTGLTEHRSTSIIQTTGRITRDPSPAQNTTPDEDSTLNTGMTYSTILYNTSSDRTCSESMTPDMDNVYVGHPTIVGNITVITTDDPISDPDFQTIQTTQDITIGLNNTPATYSTQDSDVTQDPSESSDPDITAGINNTTRPDDASGPAFVQGLSTTTATAITSGLDVTTSTGTGQSSEIRESPAVTPGSNDTLNTNAAQGQNSTPIEDATLTADNLPGENVTVENTYSIEETTPSELLSTKHLTAYVDTTSSRDTTLGKVNITGEEITQDEVTTFDVVTFPGEGNTSEKDTTFDMNSGTDTTRTGKTASGEGTTPVIVTIPREDITFVESTVPSVVTLANQSATHGEATASSNGTYNGTGMSEYGTPIIVAETTGSVTHIAENPTARDTTPDEVDVTTPGQNSSSEDATLGADNFTSENVIGDNNYPTEANTTAEHTSTKMLTPFEDTTSSRDTTLSKANTFGEEITQDQVTNSYGVTFSSDGNTFEKDTTFDDINSSADTSRKETDPSEDTTPVMNISSKVDISSIESTTVEVTIADQYATTFIETTGRATIIVERTCPKHDR, from the exons ATGCCTTATGAAGACAGTACTGTTGAATTCACAAGTCCTTTTGAAGACACTAGTCAAGTTGATGTCACTACTCCTGGCAAAGTCTCTACTCCTGGCCAAATCTCTTCAAGCGAAGATGCAACCCTTGGTGCAGACAATTTTCCAAGTGAAAATGATACTGGTGACAACAATTATCCTACTGAAGCTACTACTACAGCTGAACCTAGGTCTACTAAAATGTTGACACGTTTTGAGGACATAACTTCCAGTAGAGACACTACTTCATCTAAAGCCAATACTTTTGGAGAAGAGATCACTCAAGATCAAGTAACTAATTCTTATGGAGTAACTTTTTCTAGTGATGGCAATACCTTTGAGAAAGACACAACTTTTGATGATATCAATTCCAGTGCAGACACATCCCGAAAAGAAACAGATCCAAGTGAAGACACTACGCCTGTTATGAATTTTAGTTCGAAAGTAGACATATCTTCTATTGACAGCACTACTGAGGAAGTTACAATAGCTGACCAACATGCTTCTACAGTTATAGAAACAACTGGCCGAGCCACAATTATTGTTGAAGAACCTGCCCAAAACACGACAGATGAAGATACTAGTCTTGATAATGGTATTACTTATGATGATGAAATGACCACGCCAGATGAAGCCATTACTTTGGGTCACGTAACTGATCCTTCAGAAAGCAATACTCCTTTGAATGGGGGTATTAATTCAGGGACAGATACAACCCTTAAAGAAAAGACTGCTTCTAGTGAGATCACCACTCCTGTAATGGGTAGTAGTATAAGAGAAGACATAACATTTGTTGCAAGCACGACTCCTGATGAAATTACAGTAGCTAGCCAAGAAGCAAGTCGTTCTGAAGAAACTACTTTCAGTGGCGACACTTATAGTAGCACAGGCTTGACTGAACATAGAAGTACTTCAATTATACAAACGACTGGCCGAATCACAAGGGACCCTAGTCCCGCTCCAAACACTACTCTAGATGAAGATTCTACTCTTAATACAG CAGTCATAACCACAGATGACCCAATATCCGACCCAGACTTCCAAACTATACAAACGACCCAGGATATAACAATAGGTCTAAATAACACTCCGGCAACATATAGTACTCAAGATTCAGACGTTACTCAGGACCCAAGTGAATCTTCTGATCCAGATATTACTGCAGGCATTATTAATACTACACGTCCAGATGATGCTTCAGGACCTGCGTTTGTTCCAGGCCTCAGTACTACTACTGCCACAGCTATAACTTCAGGCTTAGATGTAACGACATCCACAGGTACAGGTCAGAGTTCAGAAATTCGTGAAAGCCCAGCTGTCACTCCTGGCTCAAATGATACTTTAAACACAAATGCTGCTCAAGGTCAAAACTCTACTCCAATTGAAGATGCTACACTCACTGCAGATAATCTTCCAGGAGAAAATGTTACTGGTGAAAACACTTATTCTATTGAAGATACTACTCCTTCTGAACTTTTGTCTACTAAACACTTGACACCATATGTAGACACAACTTCCAGTAGAGACATAACTTTAGGCAAAGTTAATATTTCTGGTGAAGAGATCACACAAGATGAAGTCACTACTTTTGATGTAGTAACTTTTCCTGGGGAAGGCAATACTTCTGAGAAAGACACAACTTTTGATATGAATTCTGGTACAGACACTACCCGAACAGGAAAGACTGCTTCTGGTGAAGGCACTACTCCTGTCATTGATACTAGTCCAAGAGAAGACATTACTTTTGTTGAAAGCACAGTACCCAGTGTAGTTACATTAGCTAACCAGAGTGCTACTCATGGTGAAGCAACTGCTTCGAGTGACGGCACATATAATGGCACAGGTATGTCTGAATATGGAACCCCTATTATAGTTGCAGAAACAACTGGTTCAGTCACTCATATTGCTGAGAACCCTACTGCACGAGACACAACTCCTGATGAAGTTACTGTTCTTGATAAAGGTATTACTTATACTGAAAGTACGATCTCAGCTGAAAACATTACTGTGAATGAAGATATTACTATTAGATATACTACTTCAGGTGATACAACTTCTAGTATAAATATGCCTACTGATGAAGACAGCACATACATTGAAAATATTACGGTTGTTGAAAGCTCTTTATTTGGAGAAAACACTACTTTTGGTAAAGACGCTAGTAAGATAATTACAGATAAAATGACTACCATTGGTTTGGTCATTTCTGCAGAGCAAAACGCAACTATTCTGGAGGAGGATACTAGTGCAGCTATAGACATGCATGGTGAATACACTTCGAATAAAAGCATGATACCTTATGAAGACAGTACAGTTGAATTCACGAGTCCTTTTGAAGACACTAGTCAAGTTGATGTCACTACTCCTGGCAGAATCACTACTCCAGGCCAAAACTCTTCAAGCCAAGATGCTACCCGTGATGCAGACAATCTTCCAGGAGAAAATGTTACTGTTGAAAACACTTATTCTATTGAAGATACTACTCCTTCTGAACTTTTGTCTACTAAACACTTGACACCATATGTAGACACAACTTCCAGTAGAGACACAACTTCAGGCAAAGTTAACATTTCTGGTGAAGAGATCACGCAAGATGAAGTCACTACTTTTGATGTAGTAACTTTTCCTGGGGAAGGCAATACTTCTGAGAAAGACACAACTTTTGATATGAATTCTGGTACAGACACTACCCGAACAGGAAAGACTGCTTCTGGTGAAGGCACTACTCCTGTCATTGCTACTAGTCCAAGAGAAGACATTACTTTTGTTGAAAGCACAGTACCCAGTGAAGTAACATTAGCTAACCAGAGTGCTACTCATGGTGAAGCAACTGCTTCAAGTGACGGCACATATAATGGCACAGGTATGTCTGAATATGGAACCCCTATTATAGTTGCAGAAACAACTGGTTCAGTCACTCATATTGCTGAGAACCCTACTGCACGAGACACAACTGATGAAGTTACTGTTCTTGATAAAGGTATTACTTATACTGAAAGTACGATCTCAGCTGAAAACATTACTGTGAATGAAGATATTACTATTAGATATACTACTTCAGGTGATACAACTTCCAGTATAAATATGCCTACTGATGAAGACAGCACATACATTGAAAATATTACGGTTGTTGAAAGCTTTCTATTTGGAGAAAACACTACTTTTGGTAAAGACGCTAGTAAGATAATTACAGATGAAATGACTACCATTGGTTTGGTCATTTCTGCAAAGCAAAACGCAACTATTCTGGAGGAGGATACTACTGCAGCTATAGACATGCATGGTGAATACACTTCGAATAAAAGCATGATACCTTATGAAGACAGTACAGTTGAATTCACGAGTCCTTTTGAAGACACTAGTCAAGTTGATGTCACTACTCCTGGCAGAATCACTACTCCAGGCCAAAACTCTTCAAGCCAAGATGCTACCCGTGATGCAGACAATCTTCCAGGAGAAAATGTTACTGGTGAAAACACTTATTCTATTGAAGATACTACTCCTTCTGAACTTTTGTCTACTAAACACTTGACACCATATGTAGACACAACTTCCAGTAGAGACACAACTTCAGGCAAAGTTAACATTTCTGGTGAAGAGATCACGCAAGATGAAGTCACTACTTTTGATGTAGTAACTTTTCCTGGGGAAGGCAATACTTCTGAGAAAGACACAACTTTTGATATGAATTCTGGTACAGACACTACCCGAACAGGAAAGACTGCTTCTGGTGAAGGCACTACTCCTGTCATTGCTACTAGTCCAAGAGAAGACATTACTTTTGTTGAAAGCACAGTACCCAGTGAAGTAACATTAGCTAACCAGAGTGCTACTCATGGTGAAGCAACTGCTTCGAGTGACGGCACATATAATGGCACAGGTATGTCTGAATATGGAACCCCTATTATAGTTGCAGAAACAACTGGTTCAATCACTCATATTGCTCAGAACCCTACTGCACGAGACACAACTCCTGATGAAGTTACTGTTCTTGATAAAGGTATTACTAATACTGAAAGTACGATCTCAAGTGAAAACATTTCTGTGAATGAAGATATTACTATTAAATATACTACAGGTGATACAACTTCTAGTATAAATATGCCTACTGATGAAGACAGCACACACATTGAAAATATTACGGTTGTTGAAAGCTTTCCATTTGGAGAAAACACTACTTTTGGTAAAGACACTAGTAAGATAATTACAGATGAAATGACTACCGTTGGTTTGGTCATTTCTGCAGACCAAAACACAACTCTTCTGGAGGAGGATACTACTGCAGCTATAGACATTCATGGTGAATACACTTCGAATAAAAGCATGATGCCTTATGGAGACAGTACTGTTGAAATCACGAGTCCTTTTGAAGACACTAGTCAAGTTGATGTCACTACTCCTGGTAGAGTCACTACTCCTGGCCAAAACTCTTCAAGCGAAGATGCTACCCTTGGTGCAGACAATTTTACAAGTGAAAATGTTACTGGTGACAACTACTATCCTACTAAAGCAAATACTACAGCTGAACATACGTCTACTAAAATGTTGACACCTTTTGAGGACACAACTTCCAGTAGAGACACTACTTTATCTAAAGCCAATACTTTTGGAGAAGAGATCACTCAAGATCAAGTAACTAATTCTTATGGAGTAACTTTTTCTAGTGATGGCAATACCTTTGAGAAAGACACAACTTTTGATGATATCAATTCCAGTGCAGGCACCTCCCGAAAAGAAACAGATCCAAGTGAAGACACCACGCCTGTTATGAATATTAGTTCAAAAGTAGACATATCTTCTATTGAAAGCACTACTGCGGAAGTTACAATAGCTGACCAAAATGCTACTACATTTATAGAAACAACTGGCCGAGCCACAATTATTGTTGAAGGACCTGCCCAAAACACGACAGATGAAGATACTAGTCTTGATAATggaattaattatgatgatgaaatgacCCCCCCAGATAAAGCCAGTACTTTGGGTCACGTAACTGATCCTTCAGAAAGCAATACTCCTTTGAATGGGGGTATTAATCCAGGGACAGATACAACCCTTAAAGAAAAGACTGCTTCTAGTGAGATCACCACTCCTGTAATGGGTAGTAGTATAAGAGAAGACATAACATTTGTTGCAAGCACGACTCCTGATGAAATTACAATAGCTAGCCAAGAGGCAAGTCGTTCTGAAGGAACTACTTTCAGTGGCGACACTTATAGTAGCACAGGCTTGACTGAACATAGAAGCACTTCAATTATACAAACGACTGGCCGAATCACAAGGGACCCTAGTCCCGCCCAAAACACTACTCCAGATGAAGATTCTACTCTTAATACAGGTATGACTTATAGTACTATACTCTATAATACTTCAAGTGATAGAACCTGTAGTGAAAGTATGACACCTGATATGGACAATGTTTATGTTGGACACCCGACAATTGTTggaaatatta CAGTCATAACCACAGATGACCCAATATCCGACCCAGACTTCCAAACTATACAAACGACCCAGGATATAACAATAGGTCTAAATAACACTCCGGCAACATATAGTACTCAAGATTCAGACGTTACTCAGGACCCAAGTGAATCTTCTGATCCAGATATTACTGCAGGCATTAATAATACTACACGTCCAGATGATGCTTCAGGACCTGCGTTTGTTCAAGGCCTCAGTACTACTACTGCCACAGCTATAACTTCAGGCTTAGATGTAACGACATCCACAGGTACAGGTCAGAGTTCAGAAATTCGTGAAAGCCCAGCTGTCACTCCTGGCTCAAATGATACTTTAAACACAAATGCTGCTCAAGGTCAAAACTCTACTCCAATTGAAGATGCTACACTCACTGCAGATAATCTTCCAGGAGAAAATGTTACTGTTGAAAACACTTATTCTATTGAAGAAACTACTCCTTCTGAACTTTTGTCTACTAAACACTTGACAGCATATGTAGACACAACTTCCAGTAGAGACACAACTTTAGGCAAAGTTAACATTACTGGTGAAGAGATCACGCAAGATGAAGTCACTACTTTTGATGTAGTAACTTTTCCTGGGGAAGGCAATACTTCTGAGAAAGACACAACTTTTGATATGAATTCTGGTACAGACACTACCCGAACAGGAAAGACTGCTTCTGGTGAAGGCACTACtcctgtcattgttactattccaAGAGAAGACATTACTTTTGTTGAAAGCACAGTACCCAGTGTAGTTACATTAGCTAACCAGAGTGCTACTCATGGTGAAGCAACTGCTTCAAGTAACGGCACATATAATGGCACAGGTATGTCTGAATATGGAACCCCTATTATAGTTGCAGAAACAACTGGTTCAGTCACTCATATTGCTGAGAACCCTACTGCACGAGACACAACTCCTGATGAAGTTGATGTCACTACTCCTGGCCAAAACTCTTCAAGCGAAGATGCTACCCTTGGTGCAGACAATTTTACAAGTGAAAATGTTATTGGTGACAACAACTATCCTACTGAAGCAAATACTACAGCTGAACATACGTCTACTAAAATGTTGACACCTTTTGAGGACACAACTTCCAGTAGAGACACTACTTTATCTAAAGCCAATACTTTTGGAGAAGAGATCACTCAAGATCAAGTAACTAATTCTTATGGAGTAACTTTTTCTAGTGATGGCAATACCTTTGAGAAAGACACAACTTTTGATGATATCAATTCCAGTGCAGACACATCCCGAAAAGAAACGGATCCAAGTGAAGACACCACGCCTGTTATGAATATTAGTTCAAAAGTAGACATATCTTCTATTGAAAGCACTACTGTGGAAGTTACAATAGCTGACCAATATGCTACTACATTTATAGAAACAACTGGCCGAGCCACAATTATTGTTGAAAGGACCTGCCCAAAACACGACAGATGA